ACTTCAATTCCATCTTTCTGAGCGGCATCAATCACTTCATCCCAAGCATCGAAGGAGCGCTTGGCTTCTTCCTCATTTAGGACTGATAAGGCAAAGCCGGCATGGACGATGGTGTATTGACCAATTTCAATTTCCGGTACATACTCCAGACAAGCCTTACTTACAGACCCGGCAAAATCAATATTGCCCATCTTGAG
The sequence above is a segment of the Candidatus Neomarinimicrobiota bacterium genome. Coding sequences within it:
- a CDS encoding HypC/HybG/HupF family hydrogenase formation chaperone, with product LKMGNIDFAGSVSKACLEYVPEIEIGQYTIVHAGFALSVLNEEEAKRSFDAWDEVIDAAQKDGIEVEKIERPS